The uncultured Bacteroides sp. genome has a segment encoding these proteins:
- a CDS encoding SusC/RagA family TonB-linked outer membrane protein, whose protein sequence is MKNNSIYKSLVNDSERIFRIITLSVLFLFIGITFASAASSYSEITALNLKTENKTVKEVLNDIENNSEFIFFYSDKALNLNQKVKVPSVKGNISEVLDKLLDARSVGYRVEDRQVVLYSINNSKEVGRTSVNAPQQAKKTIKGQVVDVTGETLVGVSVLIKGTTTGTLTDVDGNFAISANIGSTLQFSYVGYITELVKVTAIENLKVVMKENVNEIQEVVITAPVGVQRQAKALGYAVTTVSAKQLTEAGNTNFASALYGKAAGVKITTAPGGASSAVNVQIRGINSLNFNQQPLYVVDGIMVRNDGQNGATGANNNNYWDDQRIRGNGALDINPEDIETLTVLKGASASALYGSDAASGVVVITTKKASKDKGLGVDLNYNLTAEQVAFLPKFQNVYGPGYDKGTNVSAGANAEGWIADSTSPSGYRPYFRSYGNFGPKMEGQQVKWWDGSIRSYSPQPDNYKNIYQTGFSSNMNLALSNLTDKLNYRLSYTRMDYKGTQRGSEQSRNTFNLNSTLKLSKSMSIDAIASYINTSTHNRPYQLGQVLGSYGGFFSRAEDMSLMVDKYRTSDGYKYVTYNNPERSSEAFIYNIRATNLLDFFWQQLRNKYDESENRLISSVTLNWDIINHLKFRGRIGNDYTGMNTENKQYNEYPVAFNSGTSTGGYGVASGSYSILYGDALLSYSNKVGSQFNYTASLGYQGRSENYKDQNNSTSQGLITENWFTLNNSVGILNSSSTRQELLKYAYLGILNLSYHDYLFLEGTARQEYSSTLPPKNNHFFYPSVNGSFVISDAFRLPKDISYAKLRASYGIVGNSAPMYVANIAYTQKALQTINGSVPSLMLTSPYGNDNLKAETKYEREIGLETRFFEDRIGFDISLYSNTVKNQIMNLATAASVGATSQIVNVGEIGSKGVEIAFNATPLNGQFKWMTRFNISFNTSKVNSLAPSVPQLIFYDSEQSALRIVAKVGEELGNIYVYPRAKNAQGQFLINDDGLYVIDKTKYEKVGSIMPKAVGGFSNTLMYKNFALDFTIDYRLGGKMVSNPTKYMMGAGMFENTMQYRDAEHGGLTYTVDSKTYNDGVLLEGVNQTTGQANTKVIDAATYYMNTFGWGYDAWNEKGSVFNNSYIKLREVSLSYHVPASISKKLSMNNIKISFIGRNLFYLWKTLENIDPEAPLGNKWWSQGVDVGSTASSRSLGFSLSANF, encoded by the coding sequence ATGAAAAATAACTCGATTTACAAAAGTCTTGTTAATGATTCGGAAAGAATATTTCGTATCATAACATTAAGCGTATTATTTCTGTTTATCGGAATAACTTTCGCTTCAGCTGCTTCTTCATATAGTGAAATAACAGCGTTGAATCTGAAAACTGAGAATAAGACGGTAAAAGAAGTTTTGAATGATATAGAAAATAACAGTGAGTTTATTTTTTTCTATAGTGATAAGGCTCTTAACTTAAATCAAAAAGTTAAAGTTCCATCTGTAAAAGGTAATATATCAGAAGTGCTTGACAAGCTACTTGATGCTCGTTCAGTTGGCTATAGAGTTGAAGACAGACAAGTAGTGCTTTATTCAATTAATAATTCAAAAGAGGTCGGAAGAACTTCTGTTAATGCTCCTCAGCAAGCAAAAAAAACAATAAAAGGGCAAGTTGTAGATGTTACAGGAGAAACCTTAGTGGGAGTCTCTGTTTTAATCAAAGGAACTACAACAGGAACGTTGACCGATGTTGATGGTAATTTTGCAATTTCGGCTAATATTGGATCTACCCTGCAATTCTCTTATGTTGGTTATATTACAGAACTGGTAAAAGTAACAGCTATAGAGAACCTGAAGGTTGTGATGAAAGAGAACGTAAATGAGATTCAGGAAGTTGTGATAACAGCCCCAGTTGGTGTGCAGCGTCAAGCTAAGGCCTTAGGATATGCGGTTACTACAGTTTCAGCCAAGCAACTTACTGAAGCCGGAAACACCAACTTTGCATCTGCATTGTATGGTAAGGCTGCCGGAGTAAAAATTACCACAGCGCCTGGTGGTGCCAGTAGTGCGGTAAATGTTCAGATCAGAGGTATTAACTCTTTAAATTTTAATCAACAGCCTCTTTATGTAGTAGATGGTATCATGGTTAGAAATGATGGACAAAATGGAGCTACCGGAGCTAATAATAATAATTATTGGGATGATCAGCGTATTAGAGGTAATGGTGCTCTAGATATAAATCCTGAAGATATTGAAACATTAACTGTTTTGAAAGGAGCAAGTGCTTCAGCTTTGTATGGTTCAGATGCAGCAAGTGGTGTTGTGGTTATTACTACCAAAAAAGCAAGTAAGGATAAAGGTTTAGGTGTTGATTTGAATTACAACCTTACCGCTGAGCAAGTTGCTTTTCTTCCTAAATTTCAGAATGTTTATGGCCCAGGATATGATAAAGGAACAAACGTTTCAGCAGGAGCAAATGCCGAAGGATGGATAGCAGATTCGACTTCACCATCTGGCTATAGACCCTACTTTAGATCTTATGGAAACTTTGGCCCAAAAATGGAAGGACAACAAGTAAAATGGTGGGATGGTTCAATTCGTTCTTATTCTCCTCAACCTGATAACTATAAAAATATTTATCAGACAGGTTTTAGTTCAAATATGAATTTGGCATTGTCTAATTTAACAGATAAGCTCAATTATAGATTGTCATATACCCGTATGGATTATAAAGGAACTCAAAGGGGCAGCGAACAATCTAGAAATACATTTAACTTGAATAGCACGTTAAAGCTATCTAAATCTATGTCTATTGACGCTATTGCAAGCTATATTAATACCAGTACACATAATCGTCCTTATCAATTAGGTCAGGTACTGGGATCTTATGGGGGCTTCTTTAGCCGTGCTGAAGACATGTCTTTGATGGTTGATAAATATCGGACTTCTGATGGATATAAATATGTGACTTATAATAATCCAGAACGGTCATCAGAGGCTTTTATTTATAATATTAGAGCTACAAATCTTTTAGACTTCTTCTGGCAACAACTTAGAAATAAATATGATGAGTCTGAAAATCGTTTAATTTCTAGCGTTACATTGAACTGGGATATTATTAATCACTTAAAGTTCAGAGGAAGAATTGGTAATGACTATACAGGAATGAATACTGAAAATAAGCAATATAATGAATATCCCGTAGCTTTTAATTCTGGTACAAGTACTGGTGGTTATGGTGTTGCCAGTGGATCATATTCAATCCTTTATGGCGATGCATTACTTTCTTATTCAAATAAAGTAGGTTCTCAATTTAATTATACTGCTAGTTTGGGCTATCAGGGACGTTCAGAAAATTATAAAGATCAGAATAACTCCACAAGCCAGGGATTGATCACAGAGAATTGGTTTACTTTGAATAATTCGGTTGGTATATTGAATAGTAGTTCAACTAGACAAGAGTTACTTAAATATGCATATCTTGGTATTTTAAATTTAAGTTATCATGACTATCTATTCCTTGAAGGAACAGCTCGTCAGGAATATTCATCAACATTACCTCCAAAAAACAATCACTTCTTCTACCCTTCTGTGAATGGAAGTTTTGTAATATCCGATGCTTTCCGTCTTCCAAAAGATATCAGTTACGCTAAGTTAAGAGCGTCATATGGTATTGTGGGAAACTCAGCTCCTATGTATGTAGCTAATATTGCTTATACTCAAAAAGCATTGCAAACAATCAATGGATCAGTTCCTTCTTTAATGTTGACATCTCCATACGGAAATGATAATCTGAAAGCTGAAACTAAGTATGAACGAGAAATTGGATTAGAAACCAGATTCTTTGAGGACAGAATTGGATTTGATATTAGCTTATATAGCAACACTGTTAAGAATCAAATTATGAACTTGGCCACTGCAGCTTCTGTTGGTGCTACAAGTCAAATAGTGAATGTGGGCGAAATTGGGAGTAAAGGTGTTGAAATTGCATTTAATGCAACTCCTCTGAATGGTCAGTTTAAATGGATGACTCGTTTTAATATCAGTTTCAATACTTCTAAAGTTAATTCATTGGCACCAAGTGTACCTCAACTTATATTCTATGACTCTGAGCAGTCTGCTTTAAGAATTGTGGCTAAAGTTGGTGAAGAACTAGGTAATATATACGTTTATCCGCGTGCTAAAAATGCTCAGGGACAGTTCTTGATCAATGATGACGGCTTATATGTAATTGATAAAACTAAGTATGAAAAAGTTGGAAGTATAATGCCAAAAGCTGTTGGTGGTTTCTCTAATACATTAATGTATAAAAACTTTGCTCTTGATTTTACAATAGACTACAGACTTGGTGGCAAGATGGTTTCTAACCCAACAAAATATATGATGGGAGCGGGTATGTTTGAAAATACAATGCAATACCGTGATGCTGAGCATGGCGGTTTGACTTACACAGTCGATTCTAAAACTTATAATGATGGAGTTCTTCTTGAAGGTGTGAACCAAACAACAGGACAAGCAAATACAAAAGTTATTGATGCAGCTACATATTATATGAATACATTTGGTTGGGGATATGATGCATGGAATGAAAAAGGTTCGGTATTTAATAATAGCTATATCAAACTTCGTGAGGTGTCTTTAAGCTACCATGTTCCAGCTTCTATATCAAAGAAACTGTCTATGAATAATATTAAAATATCTTTTATAGGGCGAAACTTATTCTACTTGTGGAAGACACTTGAAAACATAGATCCTGAAGCACCTCTTGGTAATAAATGGTGGTCACAGGGTGTGGATGTGGGATCAACAGCTTCATCAAGAAGTCTTGGATTTTCTTTAAGTGCTAACTTTTAA
- a CDS encoding SusD/RagB family nutrient-binding outer membrane lipoprotein: protein MNKKSIIGGLLLVIVILFSSCTDQLEEKYYNPEKSTQANIPGFFTAILNNDRVRPSYWNVRTFLLMQPAVYSQTAYFTNNTSAYQQADGYTEQYWNDFYTPLSTFRAMETAYNKLSDADKASQEIFLNAARVILYDQASQMVDLWGDIPFSEAGSLETTSTITNAKFDDQKSLYTTFIAGLKDAAAYFGTASKTSNFSKYDILLSGEVSKWQRYANSIRLRLLMRISNQDENTAKTAVLEMLNSSSTYPLVDGSNNPNYSPKSSDILLQPLSTYSDNLNSALTELPSHYAPDYMLNTVMNPVNDPRMDVMFDKYGTVVNKVFVPNKEYKAMPIDATSSFAEKNYTYYAILDSATFLQNKLLPGIVITASEVNFLKAEAYQRWGNTADAKTAYETAVKQSVTFYYYLNGLNTSGLPIVTKPSDSEIDDFVTSRVSYSGTSQEKLAKIWVQKWLHFGWMQSTQAWAEYRRTNYPQLTFPSTGKLSGYDVPPTRLVYPSGEKSNNSENYSAVQSKDTRTTKIFWDVN, encoded by the coding sequence ATGAATAAGAAATCAATAATAGGAGGACTACTGTTAGTGATAGTAATCCTTTTTAGCAGCTGTACAGATCAATTAGAAGAGAAGTATTATAATCCAGAGAAATCAACTCAGGCTAATATACCAGGCTTCTTTACTGCTATTTTGAATAATGATAGAGTTCGTCCTTCATACTGGAACGTAAGAACTTTCTTGCTGATGCAGCCTGCAGTTTATTCACAAACTGCTTATTTTACAAATAATACTTCAGCATATCAACAAGCTGACGGTTATACGGAACAATATTGGAACGATTTCTACACTCCACTTTCTACCTTCCGAGCTATGGAAACTGCATATAATAAACTCTCTGATGCTGATAAAGCATCTCAGGAAATTTTCTTGAATGCAGCGCGTGTCATTTTGTATGATCAAGCTTCACAAATGGTTGATTTGTGGGGAGATATACCTTTTAGTGAAGCCGGAAGCTTGGAAACAACTAGTACTATTACAAATGCTAAATTTGATGATCAGAAATCGTTGTATACTACTTTTATCGCTGGATTAAAAGATGCAGCGGCCTATTTCGGTACAGCCTCTAAAACTTCTAATTTTAGCAAATATGATATATTATTAAGTGGTGAGGTAAGTAAATGGCAACGTTATGCAAATTCTATCCGTTTACGTTTACTGATGAGAATATCTAATCAGGATGAAAATACAGCAAAAACAGCTGTATTGGAAATGTTGAATAGTAGTTCTACTTATCCGTTGGTCGATGGATCGAATAACCCCAATTATAGTCCTAAGTCTTCAGATATACTGTTGCAGCCTCTATCCACTTATTCGGATAACTTAAATAGTGCATTAACGGAACTTCCAAGTCATTATGCTCCAGATTACATGTTAAATACTGTAATGAATCCAGTTAACGACCCTCGTATGGACGTTATGTTTGATAAATACGGTACAGTTGTTAATAAAGTATTTGTTCCTAATAAAGAGTACAAAGCAATGCCTATTGATGCAACATCTTCATTTGCAGAGAAGAATTACACATATTATGCTATTCTTGATTCAGCAACTTTTCTTCAAAACAAGTTACTGCCTGGTATTGTAATTACTGCTTCTGAAGTTAACTTCCTTAAGGCAGAAGCTTATCAACGTTGGGGAAATACTGCTGATGCAAAGACTGCCTATGAAACTGCAGTGAAACAATCTGTGACATTCTACTATTATTTAAATGGATTAAATACCTCTGGCTTACCAATTGTGACAAAACCATCTGATAGTGAAATAGATGACTTTGTTACCTCAAGAGTTAGCTATTCAGGCACAAGCCAAGAAAAACTAGCTAAGATATGGGTACAGAAGTGGTTACATTTTGGATGGATGCAATCAACTCAGGCTTGGGCTGAATATAGAAGAACTAACTATCCTCAATTGACGTTCCCTTCAACAGGTAAGTTGTCTGGATATGATGTTCCTCCAACTCGTTTGGTTTATCCTTCGGGAGAGAAGTCTAATAATTCTGAGAACTATTCTGCAGTACAATCAAAAGATACCAGAACAACAAAGATATTCTGGGACGTAAATTAA